A window from Candidatus Nitrospira neomarina encodes these proteins:
- a CDS encoding pyruvoyl-dependent arginine decarboxylase, with protein sequence MVPTQMFLTRGVGIHKEKLASFEEALRSAGIAYCNLVTVSSILPPDCKIISRKRGEQLLNPGEITFCVMARSETNERNRLISASIGVAIPSGRKVNYGYLSEHHAYGETDEEAGEYTEDLAAQMLATTLGIKFDPNVAWKEREQVFKMGRDIVRTQNITQSAIGKPNLWTTVVACAVFIPLENITEDPKPSQKKSK encoded by the coding sequence ATGGTCCCAACGCAAATGTTTCTCACCAGAGGTGTGGGCATCCACAAGGAAAAACTGGCATCTTTCGAAGAAGCCCTCCGGAGCGCGGGAATTGCTTATTGCAACCTGGTGACCGTCTCCTCCATTCTTCCTCCAGATTGTAAAATCATCTCGAGAAAACGTGGCGAACAGTTACTCAATCCAGGCGAAATTACCTTTTGCGTCATGGCCAGATCTGAAACCAACGAGCGGAATCGCTTGATTTCGGCTTCAATCGGCGTGGCCATTCCCTCCGGTAGGAAGGTGAATTATGGCTACTTGTCGGAACATCATGCTTATGGCGAAACGGACGAGGAAGCGGGAGAATATACCGAAGACCTCGCGGCCCAAATGCTCGCAACCACCCTTGGTATCAAATTCGATCCAAATGTTGCATGGAAGGAACGTGAGCAGGTATTCAAAATGGGAAGGGATATTGTTCGAACCCAGAACATTACCCAGTCTGCGATCGGAAAACCCAACCTCTGGACGACCGTGGTGGCGTGCGCAGTCTTTATTCCCCTTGAAAACATCACTGAGGATCCAAAGCCTTCTCAGAAAAAATCAAAGTAG
- a CDS encoding aldehyde dehydrogenase family protein gives MTVATAKPILIGGQWVQTSTAEPVRNPYSNDVVAMVCQAEPEHIHQVTNSAKRVSAACAGIPAHARAKALLHIATGLSTRREMFAATICQEAGKPITDARREVDRAIQTFRLAAEESTRIPGEIIPMDLTPGGEAYSGSVQRFPIGTVLGITPFNFPLNLVAHKVAPCLAAGNPMVLKPAPQTPLTSLMLGEVFLTTELPPEMLTIIPCSNSLAEQMVIHPNFQALSFTGSMTIGWMLKGKAGYKRVLLELGGNAGVIIEPDANLDVAIDRCVAGGYGYAGQTCISVQRIFVHESRYDHFLRTFVERVRSLPMGDPSLESTVVGPLINEQAARRVETWIQEAVSHGARVMTGGTRKDSFIEPAVLTHVNNNMKVCCEEIFGPVVTVTHYADLEEAFALHNDSDFGLQTGIFTSNIDTMYQAYSRLEVGALLVNEIPTFRADHMPYGGIKQSGLGREGVRYAIQELTEPKLLLVKRPS, from the coding sequence ATGACTGTGGCCACGGCAAAGCCAATCCTTATAGGCGGCCAATGGGTCCAGACCTCCACTGCGGAGCCGGTACGCAACCCCTATTCCAATGACGTGGTGGCCATGGTCTGCCAGGCCGAGCCTGAGCATATCCACCAGGTCACCAACTCTGCCAAACGAGTCTCGGCCGCATGTGCCGGGATACCGGCACATGCCAGAGCAAAGGCGCTCCTGCACATCGCCACCGGGCTTTCCACCAGACGGGAAATGTTTGCAGCCACAATTTGTCAGGAGGCCGGGAAACCGATTACCGATGCACGCCGTGAAGTTGATCGGGCCATTCAGACCTTCCGCTTGGCCGCAGAGGAAAGCACCCGCATCCCTGGGGAAATCATTCCGATGGATCTCACCCCAGGAGGAGAGGCGTACTCGGGATCTGTCCAACGCTTTCCGATCGGAACGGTTCTTGGCATTACCCCCTTTAATTTTCCCCTCAACTTGGTGGCCCACAAAGTGGCCCCTTGCCTGGCAGCGGGAAACCCGATGGTATTGAAACCAGCCCCCCAAACCCCGTTGACTTCGCTGATGTTGGGGGAAGTCTTTTTGACGACAGAACTGCCTCCGGAAATGCTGACGATCATCCCCTGTTCCAATAGCCTGGCAGAACAGATGGTGATTCATCCCAATTTCCAAGCCTTGAGCTTTACCGGCTCTATGACGATTGGGTGGATGCTGAAAGGAAAGGCCGGATACAAACGGGTTCTCCTCGAACTCGGAGGGAATGCCGGGGTCATCATAGAACCGGATGCCAATCTTGATGTGGCCATAGACCGTTGCGTAGCCGGAGGGTACGGATATGCCGGACAAACCTGCATCTCTGTGCAACGAATCTTCGTCCATGAATCACGGTACGACCACTTCCTCAGGACCTTTGTCGAGCGAGTCCGATCATTGCCCATGGGCGATCCTTCCCTCGAAAGCACCGTCGTCGGTCCCCTCATTAACGAGCAAGCCGCCCGCCGGGTCGAGACATGGATCCAAGAAGCCGTTTCGCATGGAGCAAGAGTCATGACTGGCGGGACACGAAAGGATTCATTCATCGAGCCTGCAGTCCTGACCCACGTCAACAACAATATGAAAGTCTGTTGTGAAGAAATTTTCGGGCCGGTGGTGACCGTCACACACTATGCAGACCTTGAAGAAGCGTTTGCCCTCCACAATGATTCTGATTTCGGGCTCCAAACAGGAATTTTCACCAGCAACATCGACACTATGTATCAGGCATACTCACGGTTAGAAGTCGGCGCACTTCTGGTGAATGAAATTCCGACTTTTCGGGCCGATCACATGCCTTATGGAGGCATCAAACAGTCAGGATTGGGGCGGGAAGGGGTGCGGTATGCTATTCAGGAACTGACCGAGCCTAAATTATTGCTGGTCAAAAGACCTTCTTAA
- a CDS encoding DsbA family protein, translating into MMNIAQTLKSTVLLAILLGTLLMSPTIHGKTPDFLIQDDDVVRGDPKAPITLLEYSDFTCGFCEKFFHETFPKLLSEYIETGKVRFVYRDFPRGMGSPLRAADAARCAGEQNAYWPMHDRLFNSGGQLAPDNLKQYAKELNLHGEQFSECLASHRYMKDIEKDLQDAGSLGIRGTPAFVLFPTILPEDPHLILIPGAFPYETFKEEIDKLLKLHGSSTTSSLSLPVLSSTHIEGA; encoded by the coding sequence ATGATGAACATTGCCCAAACCCTCAAATCGACCGTATTGCTCGCCATCCTTCTTGGCACCCTGCTGATGAGTCCCACGATTCACGGGAAAACTCCTGACTTTTTAATCCAGGATGATGATGTGGTGCGAGGCGATCCCAAGGCTCCCATCACCCTGTTGGAATACTCGGATTTCACCTGTGGCTTTTGCGAAAAGTTTTTTCATGAGACCTTTCCTAAATTGCTTTCAGAGTACATTGAGACCGGAAAAGTACGTTTTGTCTATCGGGATTTCCCGAGAGGCATGGGCAGTCCACTTCGAGCAGCCGATGCCGCTCGATGCGCAGGAGAGCAAAACGCCTACTGGCCCATGCATGATCGGCTCTTTAACAGTGGAGGCCAGTTGGCTCCGGATAATCTCAAACAATATGCCAAGGAACTCAACCTCCACGGAGAACAATTTTCAGAATGCCTGGCTTCCCATCGCTACATGAAAGATATTGAGAAAGATTTACAGGATGCGGGTTCCCTGGGAATTCGGGGCACGCCGGCTTTCGTGCTCTTTCCTACAATCCTGCCAGAAGATCCTCATCTTATTTTAATTCCCGGCGCCTTTCCCTATGAGACGTTCAAGGAAGAAATTGATAAATTGCTCAAGCTTCATGGAAGCTCGACGACTTCTTCACTGTCTTTGCCAGTACTGTCCTCTACTCACATCGAAGGAGCATAG
- a CDS encoding deoxyhypusine synthase family protein: MTTRTFHDGESDGLEALEALDPETIESFSDLLSAMKKTAFGGRRLGDAFEILDKMVEDPDCTVILTLSGAMTIAKMGKIICSMIDRNMVQAVVSTGALIAHGLSEAVGKTHYKYHPSMTDTELYEKGYNRVYDTLEMESNLNHVERVVSQTLKRMTPDTPISSEILTREIGKTLHDHYEGPGILKSAYEKGVPVYIPAFTDSEMGLDVSIWAMKERRQSQGTPQSPDLSDQETWKILQQSRPSFNPFLDLNSYTEKLLSAKRLGIFTIGGGVPRNWAQQTPPYIDILNLRMGTQLTPPRYQYGVRICPEPDYWGGLSGCTYEEGVSWGKFVPRKEGGMFAEVLSDATVVWPLLMMGLLEKARRR; this comes from the coding sequence ATGACTACGAGAACTTTTCACGATGGCGAAAGCGACGGCCTTGAAGCCCTGGAGGCTCTGGATCCGGAAACGATTGAATCTTTTTCCGACCTGCTCTCCGCCATGAAAAAGACCGCCTTTGGCGGGCGACGTCTGGGCGATGCCTTTGAGATTTTGGACAAAATGGTCGAGGATCCCGATTGTACCGTGATCTTAACCTTGTCTGGGGCCATGACCATCGCGAAAATGGGAAAGATTATCTGCAGCATGATCGACCGAAATATGGTGCAGGCCGTAGTATCCACAGGGGCTTTAATTGCCCATGGCTTAAGTGAAGCCGTAGGCAAAACACACTATAAATACCATCCATCCATGACGGATACCGAACTGTATGAAAAGGGCTATAACCGCGTCTACGATACGCTGGAGATGGAATCCAATCTCAACCACGTCGAACGGGTCGTCAGCCAAACCTTAAAGCGCATGACTCCCGACACACCCATCTCCTCGGAAATTCTGACTCGCGAAATCGGGAAAACTCTTCATGACCATTACGAAGGACCAGGGATATTGAAAAGTGCCTATGAGAAGGGTGTCCCGGTCTATATTCCTGCATTTACCGATTCTGAAATGGGGCTGGATGTCTCCATCTGGGCCATGAAGGAGAGACGACAATCTCAAGGCACACCTCAATCCCCCGATCTTTCCGACCAGGAAACATGGAAGATTTTGCAGCAATCTCGACCGTCATTTAATCCATTCTTAGATCTCAATAGTTATACGGAAAAACTACTGTCTGCCAAACGGTTGGGGATTTTCACTATCGGAGGCGGAGTGCCACGAAATTGGGCACAACAAACGCCACCATATATCGATATTCTCAACCTCCGGATGGGTACCCAATTAACCCCTCCGCGGTATCAGTACGGTGTCCGCATCTGCCCGGAGCCTGACTACTGGGGTGGTCTTAGCGGATGCACGTATGAGGAGGGTGTATCATGGGGAAAATTTGTGCCTCGAAAAGAGGGGGGAATGTTTGCTGAAGTGTTGAGTGATGCCACAGTAGTGTGGCCACTTCTCATGATGGGGCTCCTGGAAAAAGCCCGTCGCCGATAA
- a CDS encoding cupredoxin domain-containing protein has protein sequence MTPLRSSGTFLQLSQFLCCMVFLLSPVSTQPILWASSPQIAIQAEPPFFSPNHLNIRLDTALTWKNHTREAHSIVADDCLSRSQCSFDSGVIRPDHQFVLTRLAPGQYPYHCGLHPFMRGLLTIHTPHSPSSDI, from the coding sequence ATGACACCACTTCGTTCATCCGGGACATTCCTTCAACTAAGCCAATTCCTCTGCTGTATGGTTTTTCTCCTATCCCCTGTTTCCACGCAACCAATTCTGTGGGCCTCTTCTCCGCAGATTGCCATCCAAGCTGAACCGCCATTTTTTTCTCCGAACCACCTGAACATCCGCCTGGATACCGCCCTCACGTGGAAAAATCACACTCGCGAAGCCCATTCCATCGTGGCAGACGACTGTCTGTCCCGCTCCCAGTGCTCATTTGACTCAGGCGTCATTCGTCCCGATCATCAGTTTGTCTTAACCCGATTAGCCCCCGGGCAGTACCCTTACCATTGTGGACTCCACCCCTTCATGCGGGGCCTGTTAACGATCCATACTCCGCACTCTCCGTCCTCTGATATCTGA
- a CDS encoding DegQ family serine endoprotease — translation MRGRYQGQTSSVRNRHHFWRVTIAVALLGLTHIQCSQAPSSSPPETAPAITEAPMETELPLPAVHAADSPAVNISTPLLASNETFVKIAKEAMASVVNISATKRTVQSPGTNPLFDDPFFRRFFGEEFERRFKQPRERQEQGLGSGVIVSDDGYIVTNNHVVEQADDLMVLLGDKRKLPATLIGTDPKTDLAVIKIEATGLSTLPWGNSAALDVGELVLAVGNPFGLNQTVTMGIISAVGRANVGIVDYENFIQTDAAINPGNSGGALVNLQGHLIGINTAIFSRTGGYMGIGFAIPSQMVKSVMQSLIGHGKVIRGWLGVSIQELSPDLATQFEVPDTQGALVGDVFSESPAGQAGLKRGDIIRTYNGVTVKDPNHLRTLVAETTPKSAIPLAVWRNGKIINLSVSITEMPKDTAALTEIAPSSVSGNHALSGLSVEPVQPGQTRDGQGVVVTQISPNSPAERAGVQPGDVILELNRTPIGSVKDFEQLVKRLEAGDSVLVLLQRGKGAIFLTIKP, via the coding sequence ATGAGAGGACGATATCAGGGGCAAACATCCTCTGTGAGAAACAGACACCATTTTTGGAGAGTCACGATCGCGGTGGCCCTCCTGGGACTCACCCATATTCAATGCTCTCAGGCACCATCCTCCTCCCCTCCAGAAACTGCACCTGCGATCACCGAAGCCCCCATGGAGACCGAGCTGCCCCTACCAGCCGTCCATGCAGCTGATTCGCCGGCCGTGAACATCTCGACCCCGCTTCTGGCTTCTAACGAAACCTTTGTGAAAATCGCCAAAGAGGCCATGGCCTCAGTCGTGAATATTTCAGCGACCAAACGCACAGTGCAATCTCCGGGCACGAATCCCCTGTTTGACGATCCATTTTTCCGAAGATTTTTTGGAGAGGAATTTGAACGGCGGTTTAAACAGCCCCGCGAACGGCAGGAGCAAGGCTTAGGTTCCGGAGTGATTGTCAGTGATGACGGATACATCGTCACCAACAATCACGTGGTAGAACAGGCCGATGATTTGATGGTCCTCTTGGGAGATAAACGGAAACTTCCGGCGACACTTATTGGCACAGATCCCAAAACCGATTTGGCGGTGATCAAGATTGAAGCCACCGGATTATCCACCTTACCCTGGGGAAATTCTGCGGCACTGGATGTCGGAGAACTGGTGTTGGCGGTCGGCAATCCCTTTGGATTGAATCAAACGGTCACTATGGGGATCATCAGCGCCGTAGGCCGCGCCAATGTCGGCATTGTCGATTATGAAAATTTCATTCAAACCGATGCCGCCATTAATCCAGGCAATTCCGGAGGTGCTCTCGTCAATCTCCAAGGCCATCTCATCGGCATAAATACCGCCATCTTCTCCCGAACGGGTGGCTACATGGGCATTGGCTTTGCCATCCCCAGCCAAATGGTCAAAAGCGTGATGCAAAGCCTGATCGGGCACGGAAAAGTCATTCGTGGGTGGCTGGGCGTGTCCATTCAGGAATTGTCGCCGGATCTCGCGACTCAATTCGAGGTACCTGATACCCAGGGCGCGTTAGTGGGAGATGTCTTTAGCGAAAGCCCGGCGGGGCAGGCCGGCTTGAAACGTGGTGATATTATCCGCACCTACAATGGCGTCACCGTGAAGGATCCAAACCATTTGCGCACGCTGGTGGCCGAAACGACACCGAAGAGTGCCATTCCTCTTGCGGTGTGGCGCAACGGCAAAATTATCAATCTTTCGGTTTCCATCACTGAAATGCCTAAAGATACTGCTGCCTTGACAGAAATAGCTCCCAGTTCAGTCTCAGGTAACCACGCTCTCTCCGGGCTTTCAGTGGAACCCGTCCAACCTGGACAAACACGAGATGGCCAAGGGGTGGTCGTGACCCAAATCTCACCAAACTCTCCGGCTGAACGGGCAGGCGTTCAACCGGGTGATGTCATACTGGAATTGAATCGCACTCCCATTGGATCCGTGAAGGACTTCGAACAGCTTGTGAAGCGACTGGAAGCTGGAGACTCCGTCTTAGTGCTCTTGCAGCGCGGAAAGGGCGCCATTTTCCTGACCATTAAACCCTAG
- the rpiA gene encoding ribose-5-phosphate isomerase RpiA has protein sequence MPSPSTPLTPDQQKAQAARKALEFIQDGQILGLGTGSTVHYFLTALGQLVQQGLRVRGVPTSQATAVYARQLGIPLLNNDDPWDIDVAVDGADQVDPQLNLIKGGGGALMREKIVANAAQQFIVIVDQAKQVDRLGLPFPLPVEIVPFGWRTTQRHLENLGWPSPLRHRAGQPFLTDNGNYVADLHIPEITDPAAVESSLSQIPGVVECGLFLMMTSLLIIGTNDGPVLTHAS, from the coding sequence ATGCCCTCTCCATCGACGCCATTGACACCGGATCAGCAAAAAGCCCAGGCCGCCCGCAAGGCCCTTGAATTTATACAAGATGGCCAGATCCTGGGACTCGGCACCGGTTCCACGGTCCATTATTTTTTGACGGCCTTAGGCCAGCTCGTACAACAGGGATTACGGGTCCGTGGGGTGCCAACCTCACAAGCCACAGCCGTTTATGCCAGACAATTAGGCATTCCGTTACTGAACAATGATGATCCCTGGGACATTGATGTGGCCGTGGATGGCGCCGATCAGGTCGACCCACAACTGAATCTGATTAAAGGAGGAGGGGGAGCGTTAATGCGGGAAAAAATTGTGGCAAACGCCGCTCAGCAATTCATTGTTATTGTGGATCAGGCCAAACAGGTGGACCGTCTTGGACTTCCCTTCCCCCTACCTGTTGAGATCGTGCCATTCGGTTGGCGAACGACACAACGGCATCTTGAAAATCTGGGATGGCCTTCCCCGTTGCGCCACAGAGCCGGCCAGCCTTTTCTCACCGACAATGGAAATTATGTGGCGGATCTCCATATTCCTGAAATTACCGACCCCGCCGCGGTCGAATCGTCCCTGAGCCAAATTCCGGGCGTGGTTGAATGCGGGCTCTTCCTGATGATGACATCACTATTGATTATCGGCACGAATGATGGTCCCGTCCTCACCCACGCATCTTGA
- the glk gene encoding glucokinase, with translation MILAADVGGTKINLALFDWNKERVEPIREDTVYTADYESFEEVLTEFLEEPASPDTESEESPDDSDASSSEPTTPSPLGPLTAACFGVPGPVLNNTCKTTNIPWIIEGDKLAEFLHIPHVRLLNDLEATAYGLRLLQPDEIEDLNPTAASLQSDGTRVLLAAGTGLGESLLLWTGEDYHVCPSEGGHADFAPNNDLEIDLLRYLRTSYLHVSYERVLSGPGLHSIYQFLRDTKKNEPTWFAEKLPTGDPTALIAEAGLTGKPEICKEALQIFVSIYGAEAGNMALKALAMGGVYLGGGIAPKIISALRGDTFMKAFLAKGRYKRLLAKIPVRVILNPHTALLGAASVAAGMAG, from the coding sequence ATGATTCTAGCAGCTGATGTTGGTGGGACAAAAATCAATCTGGCCCTGTTTGACTGGAACAAGGAACGGGTAGAGCCTATCCGGGAAGACACGGTCTATACAGCTGATTATGAGTCCTTCGAAGAAGTGTTGACCGAATTTTTGGAAGAACCGGCCTCTCCCGACACCGAATCGGAAGAATCCCCGGACGACAGCGATGCTTCTTCCTCTGAACCCACCACTCCTTCTCCACTGGGACCCCTCACCGCCGCCTGTTTTGGGGTGCCGGGACCAGTCTTAAATAATACCTGCAAAACCACAAATATTCCGTGGATCATTGAAGGAGACAAACTCGCAGAGTTTCTGCACATTCCCCATGTTCGTTTGTTAAACGATTTGGAGGCCACTGCCTATGGGCTACGGCTCCTTCAACCGGATGAAATCGAGGATCTCAACCCTACCGCCGCTTCTCTCCAATCTGATGGTACTCGGGTCTTATTGGCTGCGGGAACAGGCCTGGGAGAATCGCTGCTCCTCTGGACAGGCGAGGACTACCACGTCTGTCCGTCCGAGGGGGGACACGCCGATTTCGCACCCAACAACGATTTGGAAATCGATCTGCTGCGATACTTGCGAACCAGCTATTTGCATGTGAGTTACGAGCGGGTTCTTTCCGGCCCCGGTCTCCACAGCATTTATCAGTTTCTCCGGGACACCAAAAAAAACGAGCCAACCTGGTTTGCCGAAAAGCTCCCAACCGGGGATCCGACAGCCTTGATTGCGGAAGCCGGACTGACAGGCAAACCAGAAATTTGCAAAGAAGCCCTGCAGATCTTCGTCTCTATTTACGGAGCCGAAGCCGGCAATATGGCCCTCAAGGCCCTGGCCATGGGTGGCGTCTATCTTGGTGGGGGCATCGCCCCAAAAATCATATCCGCCCTACGGGGAGACACATTTATGAAAGCGTTTCTGGCGAAGGGCCGGTACAAACGGTTATTGGCCAAAATTCCCGTTCGGGTGATTTTAAATCCCCATACCGCATTGCTCGGGGCGGCCTCCGTTGCTGCAGGCATGGCTGGCTAA
- a CDS encoding MEKHLA domain-containing protein, protein MNPSQNNQMNPLADHWQRSWVIEWSQYLLDSYAYWLNKELIPRQGPSLEQAERLFNSPFVVVSHGLENDPILNYGNRTALTLWEMDWDQLTLTPSRQTAEPVNREERARMLHQAKTKGFIADYRGVRISRSGKRFLVERATVWNIRKPDGTPLGQAATFSTWTFI, encoded by the coding sequence ATGAATCCCTCCCAAAATAATCAGATGAACCCGTTAGCCGATCATTGGCAAAGATCCTGGGTTATCGAATGGTCCCAATATTTATTGGACAGTTATGCCTATTGGCTGAACAAAGAACTAATTCCCCGTCAGGGTCCTTCACTGGAACAGGCGGAACGATTGTTTAACTCCCCATTTGTGGTCGTCTCTCACGGATTGGAGAATGACCCTATCCTCAATTATGGAAACCGGACCGCATTAACTTTGTGGGAAATGGATTGGGACCAACTGACTCTCACGCCCTCCCGGCAAACGGCCGAACCTGTGAATCGTGAAGAACGGGCCCGCATGCTGCATCAGGCTAAAACCAAGGGGTTCATTGCCGATTATCGTGGAGTCCGGATCTCCCGATCAGGAAAACGATTTTTGGTGGAACGCGCCACGGTGTGGAACATTCGCAAACCGGACGGAACTCCGCTCGGACAGGCGGCCACATTTTCAACCTGGACGTTCATATGA